A section of the Styela clava chromosome 9, kaStyClav1.hap1.2, whole genome shotgun sequence genome encodes:
- the LOC120339446 gene encoding uncharacterized protein LOC120339446 isoform X1: MYETEFTAEELTALEVSSTEKELHHERLGNTDWCFCSHCSEQSNPASCICCHEAPAVKRVLERLATQHGIEVQCIVDHPGFEPICLNVFVLEATYQRSGAKSVQLQMSVTVTLPTDHSWSGVGAG; this comes from the exons atgTACGAAACTGAATTTACTGCTGAAGAGCTTACTGCACTGGAAGTCAGTAGCACTGAAAAAGAGCTGCATCATGAACGTCTGGGCAATACAGATTG GTGTTTTTGTTCACACTGCTCTGAACAATCCAATCCAGCATCATGCATTTGTTGTCATGAAGCCCCAGCAGTCAAAAGAGTTTTGGAACGTTTGGCTACGCAGCATGGAATTGAGGTTCAATGCATTGTTGATCATCCTGGATTTGAACCAATATGCCTTAATGTTTTTGTTCTTGAAGCCACTTACCAAAGATCTGGGGCAAAATCAGTGCAGCTCCAAATGA GCGTAACCGTTACACTTCCTACCGATCATTCGTGGAGTGGTGTTGGGGCAGGGTAG
- the LOC120330482 gene encoding uncharacterized protein LOC120330482 yields the protein MSTCTFSDEEKGKKWIFPGQRAYDELESLFDNFRFKKDIRKLSPLDQTSGLEGFHSLLNHFASKMLSYGYKGIFCKMLLAVLHRNANSGRPQAKTKDGCLQYEVLYPRGKMGQHTVRRVRSEPCYAYMKVLLQKVISEVDGSSTTSQGDLSLISSPPPTLSSRCERPDKELAIQELQSRFNS from the exons ATGTCAACATGCACCTTTAGTGATGAGGAAAAAGGGAAGAAATGGATTTTTCCAG GACAGAGAGCGTATGATGAATTGGAGAGTCTTTTCGATAACTTTAGGTTCAAAAAAGACATCCGAAAGCTCTCACCATTAGATCAGACATCTGGATTGGAAGGGTTCCACTCCCTATTGAaccattttgcttccaagatgCTGTCGTATGGTTACAAAGGAATTTTCTGCAA AATGTTATTAGCGGTTCTACACCGCAATGCTAATAGTGGAAGACCTCAGGCAAAAACAAAGGATGGGTGCCTGCAATATGAGGTCCTGTATCCTAGGGGGAAAATGGGACAGCACACTGTTCGAAGAGTACGCTCTGAGCCGTGTTATG CATATATGAAAGTCTTGCTTCAGAAAGTTATTTCAGAGGTTGATGGCAGTTCAACCACAAGCCAGGGTGATCTGTCACTGATATCATCACCACCACCAACCTTGTCTTCCAGGTGTGAGAGGCCAGATAAGGAGCTCGCAATACAGGAGCTTCAAAGCCGTTTTAATAGTTAA
- the LOC120339446 gene encoding uncharacterized protein LOC120339446 isoform X2: MYETEFTAEELTALEVSSTEKELHHERLGNTDWCFCSHCSEQSNPASCICCHEAPAVKRVLERLATQHGIEVQCIVDHPGFEPICLNVFVLEATYQRSGAKSVQLQMSKFMLRLNMFICHFFRSYWLYFFRRNRYTSYRSFVEWCWGRVGRKIRFPLPSCVVVKIREHFESPSYTGFQPPSP, translated from the exons atgTACGAAACTGAATTTACTGCTGAAGAGCTTACTGCACTGGAAGTCAGTAGCACTGAAAAAGAGCTGCATCATGAACGTCTGGGCAATACAGATTG GTGTTTTTGTTCACACTGCTCTGAACAATCCAATCCAGCATCATGCATTTGTTGTCATGAAGCCCCAGCAGTCAAAAGAGTTTTGGAACGTTTGGCTACGCAGCATGGAATTGAGGTTCAATGCATTGTTGATCATCCTGGATTTGAACCAATATGCCTTAATGTTTTTGTTCTTGAAGCCACTTACCAAAGATCTGGGGCAAAATCAGTGCAGCTCCAAATGAGTAAGTTTATGTTACGTTTAAATATGTTTATCTGTCATTTCTTTCGATCTTATTGGTTGTATTTTTTCAGGCGTAACCGTTACACTTCCTACCGATCATTCGTGGAGTGGTGTTGGGGCAGGGTAGGAAGAAAGATAAGATTTCCACTCCCATCTTGTGTGGTTGTGAAGATAAGAGAACATTTTGAATCCCCCTCATACACAGGATTTCAACCACCTTCACCTTAG